AGAGAAATAAGAAGAGATTGAAAGGTTTTCGGGTTGTGTTTGGACTCCACAATAGAAGTCGATGGTGATGGAATGGTAAGGGAGAAGGGGTTACGGTGGTGTATGGTGGATAGAAAGGGGGTTATCGATGTAACGGTGATGAGTTTGCAGGTGGTAATGGAGATTGGAGGGTTTATCGGCGGTGGATAGTGGGTGTTAGGTCAGGGAAATTAGACATTTGGGGATAAGGTTTAGGTGAACGTGGATATGAGGGGTTACAGCAGTGGGGTAGTAGGTGAATGGGGGGTTTCGGTGATGTCTCAGTGGAGGTAGAAGGGGTTTATCGGTGGTGAAGGGGATGAAAGTTAAGTGTGGTGGTGGGTGAAATAGAAGGTTATCGGCAGTGAGAAGGTTAAAAGGTGATGGAAGGTGGAGGTTAGAAGTTATCGGCGTGAGGGGAAAGGGGAATTAGGGTACTATAATGTGTATTTGGGATATTATTTATTTGTGACATCAGACACGGTGCCTGGCGGGCCGCTACAAGAGGACGTGGTGGGTGGCGGGGCGCCACCGGATGAAAAGTTTCCGAAAAAAATTACGTTTCGTGCTGGCGGCCGCGAGACATATGTTAACTTTGTGGCGGCCCGCTAGCACGTAAAAACAATAAACACGAATCCCTGGTTACGCTCTGGCGGGTGGCCAAAGCTTTGTCAATAGGTGGCGGCCCGCCAGGAAGCATTTTCAGCAGAAGGTTTGAAATTCTTGCTGCCTtgccttagaaaaatttttaTGTTTTTCCCAAACCCATCAAAGTTCAACCttaaaatttttctaagtgtaaAACTTACCTGAAACCTTATTTCTCTCGCAAATTCCTTCAAATCCTCGGTGATGCATTCCTGCAAACGACTCAAGACACAAACAAAGAACCGACACACTAACAAAAACGACCGTTAGCTACTAAAAATTACGAAAAATAAACGAAGATACAAACGGTACAAAATATACACTTGAGTTTTCACCCAAATCACTAGTTGGCGGCTTTTGGTGGGATTTCGAGAGGAGTTTCTTCCCTCCCGTCCTTGTTTATCGCTCCTCCAATGTAGTGTTTCAAACGATGGTCGTTCACCGTCCAACTACGGCCATCCGTCTCATCCATGATCTCCACCGCTCCATGCGGAAACACGTAATGAACCATATAAGGTCCCGACCACTTTGATTTCAACTTACCCGCAAAAAGCTTCAACCTTGAATTATAAAGAAGCACTTTGTCGCCTTTGCTAAACTCCTTCACTTTTCTCAACCTTCTATCATGTAACAATTTCGTTTTCTCTTTGATTCCCAAAGATCGAGCATACGCCATATCCCTAAGTTCCTCTAACTCATGAATTTGAAAGAATCGCTTCCTAGCGGCTTCGGTCATGTCTAAATTAACGGATTTCAATGCCCAAAGCGCTCTATGCTCTAACTGTACGGGAAGGTGACAAGCTTTTCCTTAGACGATCATGAAAGGTGTGGTTCCTAAGGGTGTCTTGTAGGCGGTTCTAAAcgcccacaatgcatcgtctaGCTTGTCGGACCAATCTTTCCTATTCTTACTCACTGTTTTCTCTAAGATTCGTTTAATACCGCGATTCGCATTCTCCATTTGTCAGCTTGTTTGTAGATGATATGCGGTAGACAAATGATGAGTGACACCATAGCGTGCAAGCAATTTCTCCATCAATGCATTGCAAAAGTGAGTGCCACGGTCACTAATTAAGGCTTTAGGTGTACCGAATCGGGAGAAAAGCTTCTTAAGGAATTTCAAAACTACTCGGGCTTCATTTGTGGGAAGAGCTTGAGCCTCAACCCATTTAGACACATAGTCAATTGCCACGAGTATGTAACGGTTTCCTTTGGAGtttgggaagggtcccatgaagtCGATGCCCCAAACGTCAAAAACCTCTACTACTTGTATGGGATTTTGAGGCATCTCAACTTTGGCGGAAATATTACCGATTCGTTGACATGCATCACACATCTTCACGAACTCAACGACATCTCTAAGTACGGTAGGCCAATAGAAACCACAATCGAATACTTTTTGGGCGGTGGTGTgtgcaccatgatgtcctcccgTGAGGCCCTCATGCACATGTTTAATAATGTTCCACCCATCTTCTCTCGATACACAACGTCTAAGTATTCTATCTCCTCCTATCCTAAAGAGAAAAGGATTGTCCCAAACATACTTTCTTGACTCACTAATGAATCGCTTCCTTTGTTGTGTGGGCATCCCTCTCACAACATTACCACTAGAAAGATAATTCGCTAAATCGCAAAACCATGGTAATCCTTCTTTCTCGGCCTCAACAAACTCTATAGACTCGTGAGGGAACGTGTCTCCAATCTCCTCCTCACGAATCTCTTCCCTCTTGGGATCCTCTAGTCGCGATAAATGATCGGCCGCCACATTTTCGGCCCCTCTCTTGTCCCTAATCTCAATATCGAACTCGCTAAGCAAAAGAATCCACCGAATGAGTCGGGGTTTAGCATCTttcttttgaaaaagaaaacgcAACGCGGAATGATCGGTGAATACTATCGTTTTGGATAACACGAGGTACGAGCGGCCTTTATTAAAAGCGAAAACTACGGCTAAAAGCTCTTTCTCCGTGGTAGTGTAGTTTTCTTGAGCATCATTGAGCGTTTTGCTCGCGTAGTAGATTAGGTGGAAGTGCTTATCCTTTCTTTGTCCTAATACCGCTCCAACGGCATAGTCACTCGCATCGCACATTAGCTCAACGGTAAGCTCCAGTCGGGCGAGATAAGAATAGGTGCACTCACAAGCTCTTCCTTCAAAAAGTTGAAGGCCTTAAGACACTCATCGTCGAGGACGAATGGAACGTCTTTCTCTAGCAAACGGGTCATGGGGCGGGTGATTTTTGAGAAGTCCTTAATAAAGCGTCTATAGAATCCCGCATGCCCTAGAAAACTCCTAATTTACTTCACACTCGTGGGCGGAGGTAACCTACTAATGGTATCTATTTTCGCACGATCTACCTCAATACCCTCCCTAGAGATCTTATGCCCTAACACAATGCCTTCTgtcaccatgaagtgacacttctcccaatttAGCATAAGCTTCGTCTCCACACACCGCTTTAACATTCTCTCTAGGTTCTTCAAACACGCATCGAAAGAATCACCATATAccaaaaaatcatccatgaaaacctccatggaactCTCTATCATATCCTGAAATATGGCGACCATACACTGCTGAAAAGTAGCTGGAGCGTTACataacccaaatggcatgcgtcggtaTGCATAGGTGCCATAGGggcatgtgaaggtggtcttATCCTGATCCTCGGGTGCGATGGGGATCTGGAAGTACCCGGAAAAGCCGTCgagaaaacaatagaattgttgaccGGCTAGATGTTCCAACATTTGATCTATGAAAGCCAGTGGGAAGTGGTCTTTACGGGTGGCATCATTCAActttcggtagtcgatgcacacgCGACACCCCGTGACCGTACGTGAAGGGATAAGCTCGTTCTTTTCGTTCATGACAACGGACATCCCCTCCTTCTTGGGGACAACCTGAGTGGGACTAACCCAAGGTGAATCAGAAATGGGATATATCATCCCCGTATCAAGGAGTTTAAGAACCTCCTTCTTTACAACGTCTTTCATGTTGGGGTTAAGCCTCCTTTGGGGTTACACCACCGGTTTATAATCATCCTCCATGAGTATCCGGTGAGTGTAATAAGAAGGGCTTATGCCCTTGATGTCGGACAACCTCCATGCAATGGCCTCTTTGTTGGCCCTCAACACATCCAACAACCTCAATTTCTCACTTTCCTCTAACGCGGATGAAATAATAACGGGTAGCTCGGAACCCTCCCCTAAGAAAGCATACTCTAGATGAGATGGAAGTACCTTAAGCTCTAAGGGTGGGGTTTGGGTGGTGTCATCACTAACCGCTAACACATCGGGGATTAAAGGAATCCCCTCCTCTTCAACTTCATCTACACTCTTCACCTCCTCTTCTACCTTCTCTCCTACCACTAGGTCCGCACCACTAATATACTCTAAGCAATGATCAACACACGAGATGAACGAATTCAAGAAATAGACGGAATGGCAAGGACCACTATAGTCATCCGAACCACTCGGGTGGTTCATGGAACGGTCTATCTCAAAAGTAACTCTCTCCTCACCGACCCTAAGGGTGATCTTACCATCGTAAACGTCTATGAGAGCTTTAGCGGTACGCAAGAATGGACGACCTAGTATAATGGGGACTCTCTCATCCGTTTCCATATCAAGAATTACGAAATCGGCGGGAAACACGAATTTGTCTACCTTAACTAGCAAGTTCTCAACTATACCCCTAGGGTATTTAACGGACCGATCGGCTAAGGATAATGTCATTCGGGTAGGTGCAAGCTCTCCTAGGTCTAGCTTCTCATAAAGAGAAAAGGGCATTAAGTTAATGCTATCACCTAAGTCGGCTAAAGCTCTAGTGTTGGTATTACTACCGAATAGACAAGGAATGGTAAAAATACCGGGATCGGTAAGCTTTTCGGGAAGCTTATTTAACACAACAGCGGAACACCCTCCGTTCAACGGAACGTTCGACAACTCCCCCAACTTCTCTTTGTTTCTAAGAAGATCTTTCAAGAATTTCGCGCATTTAGGCATCGATTGGAGTGCCTCGATAAACGGGAGATTAATCTTCAATTGCTTGAAGATGTCTAGAAATTGCCCGTATTCCCTTTAGTATTTTTGGTTCTTAAGACATGAGGGAAACGGGATATACGCATGG
This is a stretch of genomic DNA from Helianthus annuus cultivar XRQ/B chromosome 16, HanXRQr2.0-SUNRISE, whole genome shotgun sequence. It encodes these proteins:
- the LOC110920348 gene encoding uncharacterized protein LOC110920348, whose product is MTEAARKRFFQIHELEELRDMAYARSLGIKEKTKLLHDRRLRKVKEFSKGDKVLLYNSRLKLFAGKLKSKWSGPYMVHYVFPHGAVEIMDETDGRSWTVNDHRLKHYIGGAINKDGREETPLEIPPKAAN
- the LOC110920347 gene encoding uncharacterized protein LOC110920347, producing the protein MPKCAKFLKDLLRNKEKLGELSNVPLNGGCSAVVLNKLPEKLTDPGIFTIPCLFGSNTNTRALADLGDSINLMPFSLYEKLDLGELAPTRMTLSLADRSVKYPRGIVENLLVKVDKFVFPADFVILDMETDERVPIILGRPFLRTAKALIDVYDGKITLRVGEERVTFEIDRSMNHPSGSDDYSGPCHSVYFLNSFISCVDHCLEYISGADLVVGEKVEEEVKSVDEVEEEGIPLIPDVLAVSDDTTQTPPLELKVLPSHLEYAFLGEGSELPVIISSALEESEKLRLLDVLRANKEAIAWRLSDIKGISPSYYTHRILMEDDYKPVV